The following proteins come from a genomic window of Bacillus alveayuensis:
- a CDS encoding hypothetical protein (product_source=Hypo-rule applied; superfamily=161098; transmembrane_helix_parts=Outside_1_9,TMhelix_10_28,Inside_29_36), which produces MIWEYLTDMSFVLAILIGSIVALLFVFIRKKRGSES; this is translated from the coding sequence ATGATTTGGGAATATTTAACCGATATGTCCTTTGTCCTCGCTATATTAATCGGAAGCATTGTTGCTTTACTGTTTGTATTTATACGAAAAAAGAGAGGCTCTGAAAGTTAA
- a CDS encoding phosphoribosylaminoimidazolecarboxamide formyltransferase/IMP cyclohydrolase (product_source=KO:K00602; cath_funfam=3.40.140.20,3.40.50.1380; cog=COG0138; ko=KO:K00602; pfam=PF01808,PF02142; smart=SM00798,SM00851; superfamily=52335,53927; tigrfam=TIGR00355), whose protein sequence is MAIKRALVSVSNKENIVPFVKELVGLGIEVISTGGTKKLLEENEVNVIGISEVTGFPEIMDGRVKTLHPAIHGGLLAVRNNEKHMQQLAENNIQTIDLVVVNLYPFKETISKEDVAFQEAIENIDIGGPAMLRASAKNHQDVVVVVDPADYETVLQELKEKKEVSQELKMKLAAKVFRHTAAYDALIAEYLTKQNAEEDPESITVTFEKKQSLRYGENPHQKATFYQKPIRPKRSIAEAKQLHGKELSYNNIKDADAALQIVKEFSDPAAVAVKHTNPCGVGTGETILEAYTRAYEADPTSIFGGIVALNREVDQATAEKMHEIFLEIIIAPSFSEEALKILTSKKNLRLLTIDVNAPSLPEKQLTSVHGGLLVQDEDRFTLDDAEIHIPTKREPSEEEWKDLKLAWKVVKHVKSNAIVLAKDEMTIGIGAGQMNRVGAAKIAIEQAGEKSKGAALASDAFFPMPDTVEEAAKAGVTAIIQPGGSIRDEDSIKKADEYGIAMVFTGVRHFKH, encoded by the coding sequence ATGGCAATCAAACGTGCGCTCGTTAGTGTTTCAAATAAAGAAAATATTGTCCCGTTTGTGAAAGAGCTAGTTGGGCTAGGGATTGAAGTAATCTCAACAGGCGGTACGAAAAAGCTGTTGGAGGAAAATGAAGTAAATGTCATTGGTATTTCAGAGGTAACTGGTTTTCCAGAAATTATGGATGGCCGTGTAAAAACGTTGCATCCTGCTATTCACGGAGGGTTATTAGCTGTACGTAATAATGAAAAGCATATGCAGCAGCTTGCCGAAAATAACATTCAAACGATCGATTTAGTCGTTGTCAATTTATATCCTTTTAAAGAAACGATTTCAAAAGAGGATGTCGCATTCCAAGAGGCGATTGAAAATATTGATATAGGCGGCCCAGCGATGCTTAGGGCATCTGCGAAAAATCATCAAGATGTTGTCGTCGTTGTTGATCCAGCTGATTATGAAACCGTTTTGCAAGAACTAAAAGAAAAGAAAGAAGTAAGCCAAGAATTGAAAATGAAGCTTGCCGCAAAAGTATTCCGTCATACAGCAGCATACGATGCTCTAATAGCAGAATATTTAACAAAGCAAAATGCTGAAGAAGATCCGGAAAGCATTACGGTTACCTTTGAGAAAAAACAATCGTTGCGTTATGGGGAAAATCCTCATCAAAAAGCAACATTTTATCAAAAACCAATCAGACCTAAAAGATCCATTGCAGAAGCTAAGCAATTGCACGGAAAAGAGCTTTCTTATAACAACATAAAAGATGCTGATGCAGCACTGCAAATTGTCAAAGAGTTTTCGGATCCAGCCGCAGTTGCTGTCAAGCATACGAACCCATGCGGTGTTGGAACAGGTGAAACCATTTTAGAAGCTTATACGAGAGCGTATGAAGCTGATCCAACGTCTATCTTCGGTGGTATTGTTGCCTTAAATCGTGAAGTCGATCAAGCGACTGCTGAAAAAATGCATGAAATTTTCTTAGAAATCATTATCGCTCCATCCTTCAGTGAGGAAGCGTTAAAGATTTTAACAAGCAAGAAAAATTTACGGCTTTTAACGATTGATGTAAATGCCCCTTCTTTACCTGAAAAGCAGCTGACATCTGTACATGGCGGCTTACTTGTTCAAGATGAAGATCGTTTTACATTAGATGATGCTGAAATCCATATTCCTACAAAGCGCGAACCAAGTGAGGAAGAATGGAAAGACTTAAAGCTTGCTTGGAAAGTTGTTAAGCATGTCAAATCAAATGCCATCGTGCTCGCCAAAGATGAAATGACGATTGGCATTGGTGCAGGACAGATGAACCGTGTTGGTGCTGCCAAAATCGCCATTGAACAGGCTGGAGAAAAATCAAAAGGTGCAGCCCTTGCATCAGATGCCTTTTTCCCAATGCCAGATACAGTGGAAGAAGCTGCAAAAGCAGGTGTTACGGCAATTATTCAACCGGGCGGCTCTATTCGTGATGAAGATTCAATTAAAAAAGCGGATGAATATGGAATCGCCATGGTCTTTACAGGTGTACGCCATTTTAAACATTAA
- a CDS encoding phosphoribosylformylglycinamidine cyclo-ligase (product_source=KO:K01933; cath_funfam=3.30.1330.10,3.90.650.10; cog=COG0150; ko=KO:K01933; pfam=PF00586,PF02769; superfamily=55326,56042; tigrfam=TIGR00878), whose protein sequence is MSKVYKDAGVDIHAGYEAVSRMKKHVAKTNRAGVIGGLGGFGGMFDLSALDYKEPVLVSGTDGVGTKLKLAFMMDKHDTIGIDAVAMCVNDILAQGAEPLFFLDYLGVGKAVPEKIEQIVKGVADGCEEAGCALIGGETAEMPGVYDEEEYDIAGFAVGAVEKSKMVTGENIKEGDVLIGLASNGIHSNGFSLVRKILLEQHQLNLHERYEPLTETLGEELLKPTKIYVRAVLNVLKKYEIRGMAHITGGGFFENIPRMLKEGLGAEIDFGSWPIPSIFTFLQEKGNLSQKDMFEVFNMGIGYVLVVEDRVLNDVIRVLEGSGEKAYIIGRIQKGHGITFGGGKLE, encoded by the coding sequence ATGTCCAAGGTGTATAAAGATGCTGGAGTTGATATCCATGCCGGCTATGAAGCAGTTTCCCGAATGAAAAAGCATGTAGCGAAAACGAATCGTGCAGGTGTAATCGGTGGACTTGGCGGATTTGGCGGTATGTTTGATTTGTCTGCTCTTGACTATAAAGAGCCAGTACTAGTTTCAGGTACCGATGGGGTAGGAACGAAGCTGAAGCTAGCTTTTATGATGGACAAACACGACACGATTGGTATTGATGCTGTTGCAATGTGTGTTAATGATATTTTAGCTCAAGGGGCAGAACCTTTGTTTTTCCTCGATTACTTAGGGGTTGGAAAAGCTGTTCCTGAAAAAATCGAACAAATTGTTAAAGGTGTTGCGGATGGTTGTGAAGAAGCGGGATGTGCGTTAATTGGCGGGGAAACCGCTGAGATGCCAGGTGTTTATGATGAAGAGGAATATGATATTGCCGGCTTTGCTGTTGGTGCTGTTGAGAAATCGAAAATGGTAACGGGAGAGAATATCAAGGAAGGCGATGTCCTCATTGGTCTAGCATCAAACGGGATTCATAGCAATGGCTTTTCTCTCGTTCGTAAAATTTTATTGGAACAGCATCAATTAAACTTACATGAACGCTATGAACCATTGACGGAGACGCTTGGTGAGGAGCTCTTGAAACCAACGAAAATATATGTACGTGCGGTGTTAAACGTTTTGAAAAAGTATGAAATTCGAGGAATGGCCCATATTACAGGCGGCGGTTTTTTTGAAAACATTCCGAGAATGCTGAAAGAAGGGCTAGGAGCAGAAATTGATTTCGGGTCTTGGCCGATTCCTTCTATTTTTACGTTTTTACAAGAAAAAGGAAACCTTTCACAAAAAGATATGTTTGAAGTGTTTAATATGGGAATTGGCTACGTTCTTGTCGTGGAAGATCGTGTATTAAATGATGTCATTCGAGTGCTGGAAGGAAGCGGAGAAAAAGCTTATATTATCGGACGAATTCAAAAAGGCCATGGCATCACGTTTGGTGGGGGCAAATTAGAATGA
- a CDS encoding phosphoribosylamine--glycine ligase (product_source=KO:K01945; cath_funfam=3.30.1490.20,3.30.470.20,3.40.50.20,3.90.600.10; cog=COG0151; ko=KO:K01945; pfam=PF01071,PF02843,PF02844; smart=SM01209,SM01210; superfamily=51246,52440,56059; tigrfam=TIGR00877), whose translation MNVFIIGKGGREHAIAWKAAQSALVDKVYVAPGNDGMKSIATTVQISENDTEQLIQFAKRENIDLTIVGPEVPLINGVVNAFQKEGLTIFGPTKEAAEIEGSKAFAKDLMKKYNIPTAKYETFTSFEQAKQYVEEQGAPIVIKADGLAAGKGVVVAATKEEAIETLYDYLEKDKFGEASQKVVIEEFLTGEEFSLMAFVNGEKVYPMVIAQDHKRAFEGDKGPNTGGMGAYSPVPQISQEIVGEAIETILKPVAKALKLEGRPFTGILYAGLIDTTDGPKVIEFNARFGDPETQVVLPRLQSDLIQVLLSVLKEEPVALKWDDKAVLGVVVASEGYPGSYKKGIPLGKLEPSQQDHLIFHAGTKEENGQFLSDGGRVYLVASFGKTLKEAQENVYKEMDQFPMDGLFYRKDIGYRALSD comes from the coding sequence ATGAACGTTTTCATTATCGGTAAAGGAGGACGAGAACACGCTATTGCTTGGAAGGCTGCACAAAGCGCACTCGTTGACAAAGTGTATGTTGCACCGGGAAATGACGGAATGAAATCGATTGCGACAACAGTTCAAATATCAGAAAACGATACAGAACAGCTCATTCAATTTGCCAAACGGGAAAATATTGATTTAACCATTGTTGGACCTGAGGTGCCGCTCATAAATGGAGTTGTCAATGCGTTTCAAAAGGAAGGTTTGACGATATTTGGCCCGACAAAAGAAGCAGCTGAGATTGAAGGAAGTAAAGCCTTTGCGAAAGATTTAATGAAAAAATATAACATTCCAACTGCCAAATATGAAACATTTACAAGCTTTGAACAGGCGAAACAATATGTCGAGGAACAAGGCGCTCCAATTGTGATTAAAGCAGATGGTTTAGCAGCAGGTAAAGGGGTAGTCGTTGCGGCGACAAAAGAAGAAGCGATTGAAACATTATATGATTATTTAGAAAAAGATAAATTTGGGGAAGCGAGTCAAAAGGTTGTAATTGAAGAATTTTTAACAGGGGAAGAATTTTCGCTTATGGCCTTTGTGAATGGGGAAAAGGTTTATCCGATGGTTATTGCCCAAGACCATAAACGTGCATTCGAAGGTGACAAAGGGCCAAATACTGGGGGAATGGGCGCCTATTCTCCTGTGCCGCAAATTTCACAAGAGATCGTGGGTGAGGCGATCGAAACTATTTTAAAGCCTGTTGCTAAAGCATTGAAGTTGGAAGGGAGACCTTTTACCGGTATTTTATACGCTGGATTAATTGATACAACAGACGGGCCAAAGGTCATTGAATTTAATGCGCGTTTTGGCGATCCTGAAACACAAGTTGTTTTACCGCGTCTCCAATCGGACCTTATCCAAGTATTGCTAAGCGTGCTAAAGGAAGAACCGGTTGCGCTTAAGTGGGATGACAAAGCTGTTTTAGGGGTTGTGGTTGCTTCGGAAGGTTATCCAGGAAGTTATAAAAAAGGAATTCCATTAGGCAAACTGGAACCATCGCAGCAGGATCACTTAATCTTTCATGCGGGAACAAAAGAGGAAAACGGCCAATTCCTTTCTGACGGAGGCCGTGTATACCTTGTAGCTTCCTTTGGTAAGACGTTAAAAGAGGCGCAAGAAAACGTGTATAAGGAAATGGATCAATTTCCAATGGACGGATTATTTTACAGAAAAGATATCGGTTACCGTGCTTTATCCGATTAA
- a CDS encoding phosphoribosylformylglycinamidine synthase (product_source=KO:K01952; cath_funfam=3.30.1280.10; cog=COG1828; ko=KO:K01952; pfam=PF02700; superfamily=82697; tigrfam=TIGR00302) — protein MYKVKVYVTLRESVLDPQGNAVKSSLHSLGFEEVQDVRIGKYMELLIEKSDRNIDEIVKEMCEKLLANPVIEDYRYELEEVVTK, from the coding sequence ATGTACAAAGTAAAAGTATATGTAACATTACGTGAAAGTGTATTAGATCCACAAGGAAATGCTGTGAAAAGCTCATTACATTCACTAGGGTTTGAGGAAGTTCAAGATGTACGAATCGGAAAGTACATGGAACTATTAATCGAAAAATCAGACCGCAACATCGATGAAATTGTAAAAGAAATGTGTGAGAAGCTTTTAGCTAATCCAGTGATTGAAGACTACCGTTATGAATTAGAGGAGGTAGTCACAAAGTGA
- a CDS encoding hypothetical protein (product_source=Hypo-rule applied; pfam=PF11127): MIKQNIGIVNSLVRITFGLTMLCWACAKYVKTPWRDSLLLVIFASAMKVGEGILRFCPITFMFENYQEEKNEEKEISFNPS; this comes from the coding sequence ATGATTAAACAAAATATTGGTATTGTTAATTCCTTAGTTCGAATTACATTCGGTTTAACTATGTTATGCTGGGCTTGTGCTAAATATGTAAAAACACCATGGCGAGATTCGCTATTGCTCGTTATTTTCGCCAGCGCTATGAAAGTCGGCGAAGGAATTTTACGTTTCTGCCCAATCACGTTTATGTTTGAAAACTATCAAGAAGAGAAAAATGAGGAAAAAGAAATATCTTTCAATCCTTCGTAA
- a CDS encoding phosphoribosylformylglycinamidine synthase (product_source=KO:K01952; cath_funfam=3.30.1330.10,3.90.650.10; cog=COG0046; ko=KO:K01952; pfam=PF00586,PF02769; superfamily=55326,56042; tigrfam=TIGR01736) — protein sequence MSLMLEPSPEMIKQEKLYQQMGVSDDEFSLIENILGRLPNYTEIGIFSVMWSEHCSYKNSKPVLKKFPTTGERVLQGPGEGAGIVDIGDDQAVVFKIESHNHPSAIEPYQGAATGVGGIIRDVFSMGARPIALLNSLRFGELTSPRVKYLFEEVVAGIAGYGNCIGIPTVGGEVQFDPSYEGNPLVNAMCVGLINHEDIKKGQAKGVGNTVMYVGAKTGRDGIHGATFASEELTDESDEKRPAVQVGDPFMEKLLLEACLEVIQSDALVGIQDMGAAGLTSSSSEMASKAGSGIEMNLDLVPQREEGMTPYEMMLSESQERMLLVIKKGREQEVIDLFKKYGLEAVAIGKVTDDKMLRLFHKGEVVAEIPVDALAEEAPVYHKPSSEPKYYREFQEMENYIPEVSDYKKTLVDLLKQPTIASKEWVYDQYDYMVRTNTVVAPGSDAAVLRIRGTNKALAMTTDCNSRYVYLDPEIGGKIAVAEAARNIVCSGAIPLAITDCLNFGSPEKPDIFWQLEKAVDGMSEACRMLNTPVIGGNVSLYNETNGTAVYPTPVVGMVGLIEDMAHITTQHFKNEGDLIYLIGEAKQEFAGSELQKLLEGKIFGKAPSIDLNVEMSRLEQILTAIKKGLIQSAHDVSEGGLSVALAECLMGSNTLGVDVVLSGDKLAQLFSETQSRFIVSVKEENKEQFEQFVEATLIGKVTNSGELLIKHESGEELIKASIDELTRAWKGAIPCLLKSRG from the coding sequence ATGTCACTCATGCTTGAACCAAGTCCAGAAATGATTAAACAAGAGAAATTATATCAACAAATGGGAGTTAGTGATGACGAGTTCTCCCTCATTGAAAACATATTAGGACGCCTCCCGAATTATACGGAAATTGGAATTTTTTCAGTCATGTGGTCTGAGCACTGCAGCTATAAAAATTCAAAGCCTGTATTAAAGAAGTTTCCAACTACAGGCGAACGTGTATTACAAGGACCTGGTGAAGGGGCCGGAATTGTTGATATAGGCGATGACCAAGCAGTAGTTTTTAAAATTGAAAGCCATAACCATCCGTCAGCTATTGAACCATATCAAGGGGCTGCGACAGGGGTTGGCGGTATCATTCGTGATGTGTTCTCGATGGGAGCTCGTCCTATCGCTCTATTAAACTCGTTGCGCTTCGGTGAATTAACATCACCTCGTGTGAAATATTTGTTTGAAGAAGTGGTGGCTGGTATTGCCGGATATGGAAACTGTATCGGTATTCCAACAGTAGGTGGAGAAGTTCAGTTTGATCCATCCTATGAAGGCAATCCACTTGTAAATGCGATGTGTGTCGGCTTAATTAATCATGAAGACATTAAAAAAGGGCAAGCAAAAGGTGTCGGTAATACCGTTATGTATGTCGGTGCGAAAACAGGACGTGATGGCATACATGGCGCCACCTTCGCTTCAGAAGAACTAACAGATGAATCGGATGAAAAGCGTCCAGCTGTACAAGTAGGAGATCCATTTATGGAAAAGCTGCTGCTTGAAGCATGCCTTGAGGTTATTCAATCAGATGCACTAGTAGGCATTCAAGATATGGGGGCGGCAGGTCTTACAAGTTCGTCTTCTGAAATGGCAAGTAAAGCAGGTTCAGGAATTGAAATGAATCTTGATTTAGTCCCACAGCGTGAAGAAGGAATGACTCCGTATGAAATGATGCTCTCTGAATCTCAAGAACGGATGCTTCTAGTCATTAAAAAAGGGCGTGAACAAGAGGTCATCGATTTATTTAAAAAATATGGACTTGAAGCAGTGGCGATTGGAAAAGTAACAGATGATAAAATGCTTCGTCTTTTCCATAAAGGAGAAGTTGTCGCCGAAATTCCAGTAGATGCTTTAGCAGAAGAGGCACCTGTTTATCATAAACCTTCTAGTGAACCAAAATATTATCGTGAATTTCAAGAGATGGAAAATTATATTCCGGAAGTTTCAGACTATAAGAAAACATTAGTGGACTTATTGAAACAACCAACCATTGCTAGCAAAGAATGGGTCTATGATCAATATGACTACATGGTGCGTACGAATACCGTTGTAGCTCCAGGATCAGATGCAGCGGTGTTGAGAATTCGTGGCACGAACAAAGCACTTGCCATGACCACAGACTGCAATTCACGATATGTTTATTTAGATCCAGAAATAGGTGGGAAAATCGCTGTTGCCGAAGCGGCGCGAAACATTGTTTGTTCTGGTGCAATACCACTTGCGATTACAGATTGTTTAAATTTTGGAAGCCCAGAAAAGCCAGATATTTTTTGGCAGCTAGAAAAAGCCGTTGATGGAATGAGTGAAGCGTGCCGCATGTTGAATACGCCAGTGATTGGCGGCAACGTCTCTTTATATAATGAAACAAACGGTACAGCTGTTTACCCAACACCTGTTGTAGGAATGGTTGGTTTAATTGAAGATATGGCTCATATCACAACACAGCATTTCAAAAATGAAGGAGATCTTATTTATTTAATAGGTGAGGCAAAGCAAGAGTTTGCTGGAAGCGAGCTGCAAAAACTATTAGAAGGAAAGATTTTTGGCAAAGCTCCTTCTATTGATCTAAATGTTGAAATGAGCCGTTTAGAGCAAATATTAACAGCGATTAAAAAAGGATTGATTCAATCAGCGCATGATGTATCGGAAGGCGGTCTTTCCGTTGCTTTAGCTGAATGCTTAATGGGGTCAAACACACTTGGTGTCGATGTCGTCTTAAGTGGTGACAAGCTGGCACAATTATTTAGCGAAACGCAATCAAGATTCATTGTGTCCGTAAAAGAAGAAAACAAAGAACAGTTTGAACAATTCGTAGAGGCAACACTTATTGGGAAAGTGACGAACAGTGGAGAACTACTTATTAAGCACGAATCGGGAGAAGAGCTCATCAAGGCATCTATTGACGAGCTTACACGTGCATGGAAAGGAGCTATCCCATGCTTGCTGAAATCAAGGGGTTAA
- a CDS encoding amidophosphoribosyltransferase (product_source=KO:K00764; cath_funfam=3.40.50.2020,3.60.20.10; cog=COG0034; ko=KO:K00764; pfam=PF00156,PF13522; superfamily=53271,56235; tigrfam=TIGR01134), whose amino-acid sequence MLAEIKGLNEECGVFGIWGHPDAAQITYYGLHSLQHRGQEGAGIVVTNGETLTGHKGLGLVTEVFGQGQLYELQGRAAIGHVRYATAGGGGYANVQPLLFRSQNGSLALAHNGNLVNASGLKHQLENQGSIFQTTSDTEVLAHLIKRSGFFSLKDKVKNALQMIKGAYAFLIMTETELMVALDPHGLRPLSIARLSDAYVVASETCAFDVIGAEYERDVEPGELLIISDEGLISERFSKNINRAICTMEYIYFSRPDSNIEGINVHTARKNLGKRLALESPVEADVVTGVPDSSISAAIGYAEASGIPYELGLIKNRYVGRTFIQPSQSLREQGVKMKLSPVRKVVEGKRVVMVDDSIVRGTTSKRIVKMLREAGATEVHVRISSPPISNPCFYGIDTSTHEELIASSHTIEEIRQAIGADSLAFLSQEGLLEGIGRTSDGEFRGQCMACFTGKYPTDIYEDTVLPHEKG is encoded by the coding sequence ATGCTTGCTGAAATCAAGGGGTTAAATGAAGAATGTGGAGTATTTGGGATTTGGGGGCATCCCGATGCCGCCCAAATCACCTACTATGGATTGCATAGCTTACAGCATCGCGGTCAAGAAGGAGCAGGCATTGTTGTTACAAATGGCGAGACATTAACAGGGCATAAAGGGTTAGGCCTTGTGACAGAAGTCTTCGGGCAAGGACAACTATATGAATTACAAGGCAGAGCAGCGATTGGACATGTTCGCTATGCAACTGCAGGTGGTGGGGGATATGCGAATGTTCAACCTCTTTTATTTCGTTCGCAAAATGGTAGCCTTGCCTTAGCGCATAACGGTAATTTAGTCAATGCTTCTGGGCTTAAGCACCAGCTTGAAAATCAAGGAAGTATTTTCCAAACAACTTCTGATACGGAAGTACTTGCCCATTTAATCAAACGAAGCGGTTTTTTTTCATTAAAAGATAAAGTGAAAAATGCCTTGCAAATGATTAAAGGCGCTTATGCTTTTCTAATCATGACGGAAACAGAATTAATGGTTGCTTTAGATCCTCATGGTCTTCGTCCCTTATCGATTGCACGTCTTAGCGATGCATATGTCGTCGCATCAGAAACTTGCGCATTTGATGTCATTGGTGCGGAGTATGAACGAGATGTTGAGCCAGGCGAGCTTTTGATTATAAGCGATGAAGGTTTAATAAGTGAACGTTTTTCGAAAAATATCAATCGGGCCATTTGTACGATGGAATACATTTATTTTTCAAGGCCAGATAGCAACATTGAAGGCATTAATGTTCATACAGCAAGAAAAAACCTTGGGAAAAGGCTAGCGCTTGAATCACCAGTTGAAGCCGATGTTGTAACAGGTGTACCAGATTCTAGCATTTCTGCAGCAATCGGGTATGCTGAAGCATCAGGAATTCCTTATGAATTAGGATTAATTAAAAATCGATACGTAGGCCGCACGTTTATTCAACCTTCGCAGTCGCTTCGTGAGCAAGGAGTGAAAATGAAGCTTTCACCTGTCCGCAAAGTGGTTGAGGGGAAACGAGTTGTGATGGTTGATGACTCGATCGTTCGAGGTACAACGTCTAAACGAATTGTTAAAATGCTTCGGGAGGCAGGAGCAACAGAGGTTCATGTTCGAATCAGTTCACCACCGATCTCTAACCCTTGCTTTTACGGAATTGACACATCGACACATGAAGAATTAATTGCCTCCTCACATACTATTGAAGAAATTCGTCAAGCCATTGGTGCTGATAGCCTTGCTTTTTTAAGCCAAGAAGGACTATTAGAAGGAATTGGACGTACATCCGACGGAGAGTTTCGAGGACAATGTATGGCGTGCTTTACTGGGAAATATCCAACCGATATATATGAAGATACCGTTCTACCACATGAAAAAGGTTAA
- a CDS encoding phosphoribosylformylglycinamidine synthase (product_source=KO:K01952; cath_funfam=3.40.50.880; cog=COG0047; ko=KO:K01952; pfam=PF13507; smart=SM01211; superfamily=52317; tigrfam=TIGR01737) codes for MKFAVLVFPGSNCDVDMYHAIKDELGEEVEYVWHDATDLSRFEGILLPGGFSYGDYLRSGAIAQFANVMKEVVKAANEGKPILGVCNGFQILLEAGLLPGAMRRNQNLKFICRPVKLSVENNQTMFTTEYEQGERITIPIAHGEGNYYCDEETLQKLIENNQIVFTYENNPNGSLRDIAGIINERGNVLGMMPHPERAVSELLGSADGLKLFKSIVKNWREAHVTHA; via the coding sequence GTGAAGTTTGCGGTTCTAGTGTTTCCAGGGTCCAATTGTGATGTCGATATGTATCATGCGATTAAAGATGAGCTAGGCGAAGAAGTAGAATACGTTTGGCATGATGCGACGGATTTAAGCCGTTTTGAGGGGATTTTATTGCCAGGCGGTTTTTCTTATGGAGACTATTTACGTTCTGGAGCCATTGCCCAGTTTGCGAATGTCATGAAAGAAGTCGTGAAAGCGGCAAATGAAGGGAAGCCAATACTCGGTGTTTGCAACGGATTTCAAATATTATTAGAAGCAGGCCTTTTACCAGGAGCCATGCGTCGAAATCAAAACTTAAAATTTATATGTAGACCTGTAAAATTAAGTGTTGAAAATAATCAAACGATGTTTACAACAGAGTATGAACAAGGAGAACGGATTACCATTCCGATTGCACATGGTGAAGGAAACTATTATTGTGATGAGGAAACTTTACAAAAATTAATCGAAAATAACCAAATAGTGTTTACGTATGAAAACAATCCGAATGGAAGTTTACGAGATATTGCCGGTATTATCAATGAGCGTGGCAACGTATTAGGTATGATGCCTCATCCAGAGCGAGCAGTAAGTGAGCTTTTAGGAAGTGCCGATGGTTTAAAATTATTCAAATCAATCGTAAAAAATTGGAGGGAAGCTCATGTCACTCATGCTTGA
- a CDS encoding phosphoribosylglycinamide formyltransferase-1 (product_source=KO:K11175; cath_funfam=3.40.50.170; cog=COG0299; ko=KO:K11175; pfam=PF00551; superfamily=53328; tigrfam=TIGR00639), which yields MKKIAVFASGNGSNFQSIVDYIKEGKLKAHLALLVCDKPGAKVIERAKNAQIPSFVFNPKSYESKEHFEKDILQQLIEYEIDLIVLAGYMRLIGPTLLQPYQGKIMNIHPSLLPSFPGKNAIEQALEAGVKITGVTIHYVDEGMDTGPIIAQRAVEISEVDNAETLAQKIHQVEHTFYPEIIQQWINENK from the coding sequence ATGAAAAAAATTGCAGTATTCGCATCTGGAAACGGGTCCAATTTTCAATCCATTGTCGATTATATAAAAGAAGGAAAATTGAAAGCACACTTAGCGTTATTAGTATGTGATAAGCCAGGAGCAAAAGTAATTGAACGTGCTAAAAACGCCCAAATACCTTCTTTTGTATTTAATCCAAAAAGTTATGAAAGCAAAGAGCATTTTGAAAAAGATATATTACAACAATTAATAGAATATGAGATCGATTTAATTGTTTTAGCAGGGTATATGAGATTAATTGGGCCTACATTACTTCAACCATATCAAGGAAAGATCATGAATATTCACCCATCATTGCTTCCATCTTTTCCTGGTAAAAATGCCATTGAACAAGCATTGGAAGCAGGGGTGAAAATTACTGGGGTTACGATCCATTATGTTGATGAAGGAATGGATACAGGCCCTATTATTGCACAAAGAGCTGTTGAAATATCAGAAGTAGATAATGCTGAAACATTGGCTCAAAAAATACATCAAGTGGAACATACTTTTTATCCTGAAATCATTCAACAATGGATAAACGAAAACAAATGA